The proteins below are encoded in one region of Aestuariivirga litoralis:
- a CDS encoding acyl-[ACP]--phospholipid O-acyltransferase produces the protein MPGPSQFALFRTRRFLPLFIAQAIGAFNDNAFRGSLAILFFYGATRPGNPEGTNALAAGLLVIPFFLFSALAGQLADKFDKAVMARRIKFVEIGLIALASYSLFSGQVWLQLFCVFLTGTQSAFFGPIKYAVLPQYLTKEELLGGNGMVEMGTFLAVLGGTIFGSLFILGGAGLHVVSGAMIALAICAYAAAWFMPPAPPAQADLKINFNLVSETWNVLKQAAEKRDVLLSILGVSWFWFLGVVVLTQVVPFAHNDLHADEKAATTIMAVFSVATGLGSAFCNRLLKGRITLRFVPLAALLMSLFMFDLYVAASNFGAGFVDETATPWALFDRLTGLRLVFDLFMVAFCSGLFVVPLFAFMQSRTPFYRRARIIGANNILNAVYMVVATILCGVLLKMGFTVKGLYALCGFANLVVVGYLVITLPQTLFATVARFLMRLFYRVEVNGMEHYLAAGNKALIVPNHTSYLDGPLLSCFLPERAAFAADTRMAKGWWSKPAFFLYDMVPIDPLNPLSLRELVNRLKRHQKVVIFPEGRLTTTGGLMKIYEGPAALANLAGAKVLPLRIDGALYSPFSRMRGKLKLRLFPKITLTFQPPVEFTTPKGLAGSALREWQAEQLYSVMAQMIFKTSNIDRTLWDSLLDAAQTHGKGRQIIEDIQRVPVTYGRLIMGSMVLGRKIAQLSGTQRNVGVLLPNANAVALSFFGLMAHGKVPAMLNFSTGAINMAAACVAAQVNTIITSRRFIETAEMQGDIEVLSKKNKIVYLEDVRGTIGTGDKIYGLACKFFPRLMSSRSGAVKDPNSPAVVLFTSGSEGLPKGVVLSHRNLNANWQQAAARIAFSPDDTIFNALPVFHAFGLLGGLLLPLLAGVRTFLYPSPLHYKIIPELCYDTNATVIFGTDTFLTGYARSAHPYDFFNIRLVVAGAERLKPDTRALWMEKFGLRILEGYGVTECSPVLAVNTPLHYRSGSVGQLLDDIQYRLDPVEGINQGGRLHVKGPNIMMGYLRADTPGVIEAPPGGWHDTGDIVDVDELKYITILGRAKRFSKIAGEMVSLTAIEQKLQVLYPDAPQAVVAVPDKKKGEQLVLFTTVAKVDRKTLSDGLKREGATDLMVPKTIVHVEALPLLGSGKTDYVSLNRMGLEQVGG, from the coding sequence CGGCCCTAGCCGGGCAGCTGGCCGACAAATTCGACAAGGCCGTGATGGCGCGGCGCATCAAGTTCGTCGAAATCGGACTGATTGCGCTGGCCAGCTATTCGCTGTTCAGCGGCCAAGTGTGGCTGCAGCTGTTCTGCGTGTTCCTTACAGGCACGCAGTCGGCTTTTTTCGGCCCGATCAAATATGCCGTGCTGCCACAATATCTCACCAAGGAAGAATTGCTGGGTGGCAATGGCATGGTGGAAATGGGCACGTTCCTCGCCGTGCTGGGCGGGACCATTTTTGGCAGCCTGTTCATTCTGGGTGGCGCTGGCTTGCATGTCGTTTCGGGCGCGATGATTGCGCTTGCCATTTGTGCCTATGCGGCGGCCTGGTTCATGCCTCCGGCACCGCCTGCGCAAGCTGATCTCAAGATCAATTTCAACCTCGTTTCCGAAACCTGGAATGTGCTCAAGCAGGCGGCGGAAAAGCGTGACGTACTGCTGTCGATCCTGGGCGTGTCGTGGTTCTGGTTCCTCGGCGTCGTGGTGCTCACGCAAGTCGTGCCCTTTGCACATAATGATCTGCATGCCGATGAAAAAGCCGCCACCACTATCATGGCGGTGTTCAGTGTGGCGACGGGCCTAGGCTCGGCCTTTTGCAATAGGCTGCTGAAAGGCCGCATCACCTTGCGCTTCGTGCCGCTGGCCGCGCTGTTGATGAGCCTGTTCATGTTTGATCTTTATGTGGCGGCTTCGAATTTCGGTGCAGGTTTTGTCGATGAGACGGCCACGCCGTGGGCCCTGTTCGACCGGCTCACCGGCCTGCGGCTGGTCTTCGATCTGTTCATGGTGGCCTTCTGCTCTGGCCTGTTCGTGGTGCCGCTGTTTGCTTTCATGCAATCGCGCACGCCCTTTTATCGCCGTGCCCGCATCATCGGTGCCAACAACATTCTCAATGCTGTGTACATGGTGGTGGCGACCATTCTCTGCGGCGTGCTGCTGAAAATGGGCTTCACGGTGAAGGGGCTTTATGCGCTGTGCGGTTTTGCCAATCTGGTGGTCGTCGGCTACCTCGTCATCACCCTGCCGCAGACTTTGTTCGCCACCGTCGCCCGCTTCCTGATGCGGCTGTTCTACCGCGTCGAAGTGAACGGCATGGAGCATTATCTGGCCGCCGGGAACAAGGCGCTCATTGTGCCCAATCACACTTCCTATCTGGATGGCCCCCTGCTCTCGTGTTTCCTGCCCGAACGCGCTGCCTTCGCCGCGGATACCCGCATGGCCAAGGGCTGGTGGTCGAAGCCTGCCTTTTTCCTGTACGACATGGTGCCGATTGATCCGCTCAACCCGCTGTCATTGCGCGAGCTGGTGAACCGGCTGAAGCGCCATCAAAAGGTGGTGATCTTTCCCGAAGGCCGCCTGACCACCACCGGTGGCCTGATGAAAATCTATGAAGGGCCTGCGGCGCTGGCCAATCTGGCGGGAGCGAAAGTTCTGCCTTTGCGCATCGATGGCGCGCTCTACTCACCTTTCTCGCGGATGCGCGGCAAGCTGAAGCTGCGTCTGTTCCCCAAGATTACGCTGACCTTCCAGCCGCCGGTTGAATTCACCACGCCCAAGGGCCTCGCCGGTTCCGCGCTGCGCGAATGGCAAGCCGAGCAGCTGTACAGCGTGATGGCCCAGATGATCTTCAAGACATCGAATATTGACCGCACGCTGTGGGACTCGCTGCTTGATGCCGCGCAGACGCATGGCAAAGGCCGGCAGATCATTGAAGACATTCAGCGCGTGCCTGTGACCTATGGCCGCCTGATCATGGGCAGCATGGTGCTGGGCCGCAAGATTGCGCAGCTCAGCGGCACGCAGAGGAATGTGGGCGTGCTGCTGCCCAATGCCAATGCGGTGGCGCTGTCGTTCTTCGGGTTGATGGCGCATGGCAAGGTTCCGGCCATGCTGAATTTCTCGACGGGTGCGATCAACATGGCGGCGGCCTGCGTGGCCGCCCAAGTCAACACCATCATCACCTCACGGCGCTTTATTGAAACCGCCGAGATGCAGGGCGACATCGAGGTGCTGAGCAAGAAAAACAAGATCGTTTATCTGGAAGATGTGCGCGGCACGATCGGCACGGGCGACAAGATTTACGGGCTGGCCTGCAAATTCTTCCCGCGTTTGATGTCGTCACGCTCAGGTGCTGTGAAGGATCCGAACAGCCCCGCTGTGGTGCTGTTCACGTCCGGCTCCGAAGGCCTGCCCAAGGGCGTTGTGCTGTCGCATCGCAATCTCAATGCCAATTGGCAGCAGGCGGCGGCGCGCATTGCGTTTTCGCCAGATGACACGATCTTCAATGCGCTGCCGGTGTTCCATGCCTTTGGCCTGTTGGGTGGGTTGCTGCTGCCGCTGCTGGCTGGCGTGCGGACGTTCCTCTATCCCTCGCCGCTGCATTACAAGATCATTCCGGAACTCTGTTATGACACCAATGCCACGGTGATTTTCGGCACCGATACATTCCTCACCGGTTATGCTCGCAGCGCGCATCCTTATGACTTCTTCAATATCCGCCTTGTGGTGGCGGGTGCTGAACGGTTGAAGCCGGATACACGCGCGCTGTGGATGGAGAAATTCGGCCTGCGCATTCTCGAAGGCTATGGTGTGACTGAATGTTCACCGGTGCTGGCGGTGAATACGCCGCTGCATTACCGCTCTGGCAGCGTGGGCCAGTTGCTGGATGACATTCAATACCGGCTGGACCCGGTGGAAGGCATCAACCAAGGCGGGCGCCTGCATGTGAAGGGCCCCAATATCATGATGGGCTATCTGCGGGCCGACACGCCCGGGGTGATCGAAGCGCCGCCCGGCGGCTGGCATGACACTGGCGATATCGTCGATGTGGATGAACTGAAATACATCACCATCCTCGGCCGCGCCAAGCGCTTCTCCAAGATTGCCGGTGAAATGGTTTCGCTGACTGCCATCGAGCAAAAGCTGCAGGTGCTTTACCCCGATGCACCACAAGCCGTGGTGGCGGTGCCCGATAAGAAAAAGGGCGAGCAACTGGTGCTGTTCACCACCGTGGCGAAAGTCGACCGCAAAACTTTGTCAGATGGGTTGAAACGTGAAGGTGCGACGGACCTGATGGTGCCCAAGACCATTGTACATGTGGAAGCATTGCCGCTGCTGGGTTCCGGCAAGACCGATTATGTTTCGCTGAACCGGATGGGGCTGGAGCAAGTGGGCGGCTGA
- a CDS encoding pyridoxal phosphate-dependent aminotransferase yields MRLAKIADRVAGLGSDKWAVHVEGKQRRSRGEELIFLSIGEPDLAPPHAILDVAAKQMMSGRTKYSAGNGEQNMLDALARFYTKQTGRKITSDQFIFLPGTQTALAVAFLSIVDPGDEVILFDPYYATYEAVVAAPGGIVVPVKLDPDTGFHPNIALLERAITKKTRAILLNTPSNPTGAVFTEAEVKAIGAVAKKHDLWIVSDEVYATQVHGDHVFTSPFFDKALEERVIVCSSISKSHALPGFRCGWIAGSAEFCARITTVSETLLFGSQPFLEDATAFALTHEFEETEKMRQLYVARGQALIEGLRGSNKVSARMPEGGMFLMVDVRKTGLSGEEFAFRLLREKQVVTMPGESFGTGGAGHLRVALTVDEAEIRQAAERIAALAAEI; encoded by the coding sequence ATGCGTCTTGCGAAAATCGCTGACCGGGTTGCCGGGCTCGGCTCGGATAAATGGGCCGTGCATGTTGAAGGCAAGCAGCGGCGCTCACGCGGCGAAGAGCTGATCTTCCTGTCGATCGGTGAACCCGATCTGGCACCCCCGCATGCGATCCTTGACGTGGCGGCGAAGCAGATGATGTCTGGCCGCACCAAATATTCCGCCGGCAATGGCGAGCAGAACATGCTCGACGCGCTGGCCAGGTTCTACACCAAACAAACGGGCCGCAAGATCACCAGCGATCAATTCATCTTCCTGCCGGGCACCCAGACGGCATTGGCGGTGGCGTTCCTGTCAATCGTGGATCCCGGTGATGAAGTGATCCTGTTTGATCCTTACTATGCCACCTATGAGGCCGTGGTGGCGGCACCTGGCGGCATTGTCGTTCCGGTCAAGCTTGATCCGGACACTGGATTTCACCCGAACATTGCGCTGCTGGAAAGGGCTATTACCAAGAAGACGCGCGCCATCCTGCTCAACACGCCGAGCAACCCGACGGGTGCTGTGTTCACCGAAGCCGAAGTGAAAGCCATTGGCGCAGTGGCGAAGAAGCATGATCTGTGGATCGTGTCGGATGAAGTCTATGCCACGCAGGTGCATGGTGATCACGTGTTCACCTCGCCGTTCTTCGACAAGGCGCTGGAGGAGCGCGTCATCGTGTGTTCCTCGATTTCGAAATCGCATGCATTGCCCGGCTTCCGCTGCGGTTGGATCGCGGGCTCGGCGGAATTCTGTGCCAGGATCACCACGGTTTCGGAAACGCTGCTGTTCGGCTCGCAGCCCTTCCTCGAAGATGCGACCGCCTTTGCGCTGACGCATGAATTCGAAGAGACCGAGAAGATGCGCCAGCTTTATGTGGCGCGCGGGCAGGCGCTGATTGAAGGCCTGCGCGGCAGCAACAAGGTTTCGGCGCGGATGCCCGAAGGCGGCATGTTCCTGATGGTGGATGTGCGCAAGACGGGCTTGTCCGGGGAGGAATTTGCCTTCCGGCTGCTGCGCGAGAAGCAGGTGGTGACCATGCCGGGTGAGAGTTTCGGTACGGGTGGTGCAGGTCATTTGCGTGTGGCGTTGACGGTGGATGAGGCCGAGATCAGGCAAGCCGCTGAGCGGATTGCTGCACTGGCAGCAGAGATCTAG
- a CDS encoding helix-turn-helix transcriptional regulator, with the protein MASSKIFAGSRLRRLRAKQGLTQLAFAQSLGISASYLNLMERDQRPLTAQVILKLSTMDGVDVTELAASEAAHALLPQLREMLADPLLQGEVPPGGELNEALQVAPNFSAAGLKLYAAYREALRKLASAAQGLPTVTSPQTATEWLNERDNDDLEGLAEEIWSELSPKDDIFAGIKARLRSAFGVDVRVRPETIMGQDRSRYDRHSQRLMISEALGFETRLEEAAHLLARLEGKALIDEAVLKSPFNGNPEAERQAKAAMKDYLCLALRLPRALFRTSAEDLRFDIERLARRFSVPYSDVMLRIALLQDNAAYLALNASGQMASRFGQLKIFIAADAPPCTQLPLFDAGTGLHMAEMKPAEGSTLIAIASRQDGNPTSLLITPEFFGKTIYAAKLEQRPWGPACRLCEIRNCTRRIAAAVTRPTGLNDYIRGPTDFEPV; encoded by the coding sequence ATGGCCAGCAGCAAAATCTTCGCCGGTTCCCGCCTCCGCCGCTTGCGCGCCAAGCAGGGCCTGACCCAACTTGCCTTCGCGCAAAGCCTCGGCATCTCGGCCAGCTATCTGAACCTGATGGAGCGCGACCAGCGCCCGCTCACCGCACAGGTGATCCTCAAGCTTTCGACGATGGATGGCGTGGACGTCACCGAATTGGCGGCAAGCGAAGCGGCCCACGCTTTGCTCCCGCAATTGCGTGAGATGCTGGCAGACCCGTTGCTGCAGGGCGAAGTGCCGCCGGGTGGTGAACTCAATGAAGCCTTGCAGGTGGCCCCCAATTTTTCCGCCGCCGGTTTGAAGCTTTATGCAGCCTATCGCGAGGCATTGCGAAAGCTCGCCAGCGCAGCGCAGGGTCTTCCCACCGTGACGTCGCCGCAGACGGCGACTGAATGGCTGAACGAGCGCGACAACGACGATCTCGAAGGTCTGGCTGAAGAAATCTGGAGCGAGCTTTCGCCGAAGGACGATATCTTTGCCGGCATCAAAGCACGGCTGCGCAGCGCCTTTGGCGTGGACGTGCGCGTCAGGCCTGAGACCATCATGGGCCAGGATCGCAGCCGTTATGATCGCCATTCACAGCGCCTGATGATTTCCGAAGCACTCGGTTTTGAAACGCGGCTGGAAGAGGCTGCACATCTTCTCGCGCGCCTCGAAGGCAAGGCCCTCATCGACGAGGCGGTTTTGAAATCGCCCTTCAATGGCAATCCGGAAGCCGAGCGTCAGGCCAAGGCGGCGATGAAGGATTATCTCTGCCTCGCCCTGCGCCTGCCACGCGCACTGTTCCGCACCAGTGCCGAGGATTTGCGCTTCGATATCGAACGGCTGGCGCGGCGTTTTTCAGTTCCCTATAGCGATGTGATGCTGCGTATTGCGCTGCTGCAAGACAATGCCGCTTATCTCGCGCTCAATGCGTCTGGACAGATGGCCTCGCGATTTGGCCAGCTGAAGATTTTCATTGCTGCTGATGCGCCCCCCTGCACACAACTGCCGCTCTTCGATGCAGGAACCGGCCTCCACATGGCGGAGATGAAACCAGCCGAAGGTAGCACGCTCATCGCCATCGCATCCCGCCAAGACGGCAACCCCACTTCATTGCTGATAACGCCGGAATTCTTCGGCAAGACCATCTACGCCGCGAAATTGGAACAGCGCCCTTGGGGCCCCGCCTGCCGCCTGTGTGAAATCAGAAACTGCACCCGCCGCATCGCTGCAGCAGTGACCCGGCCCACCGGCCTGAACGACTATATCCGTGGCCCCACGGATTTCGAACCGGTCTAG